A genome region from Primulina eburnea isolate SZY01 chromosome 9, ASM2296580v1, whole genome shotgun sequence includes the following:
- the LOC140840815 gene encoding uncharacterized mitochondrial protein AtMg00860-like: MTRLGNMNGDALRTDERASDLNGSHESRVSVIFGSVCHSFHRLPTDLFEEQRGASQHLRTELQSLQDRRLYVKFSNCEFWLDKVVFLGHIISRDGVEVDPSKVDEVQDWPVPKSVTEIRSFLGFAGYCRKFIQGFSSISVPITTLMKKNAKFVWRSECQENFDRLKQALTSAPVLAMPSGQGEL, from the coding sequence ATGACGCGTTTGGGCAATATGAATGGTGATGCCCTTCGGACTGACGAACGCGCCAGCGATCTtaatggatctcatgaatcgcgtgtttCAGTCATATTTGGATCAGTTTGTCATAGTTTTCATAGATTACCtactgatttattcgaagagcAGAGAGGAGCCAGTCAACATCTAAGGACCGAACTACAGTCTTTACAAGACAGACGGCTGTATGTAAAGTTCAGTAATTGTGAGTTCTGgctggacaaagtggtattctTGGGCCATATAATATCCCGAGATGGAGTGgaagttgatcccagtaaggttgatgAAGTCCAAGATTGGCCAGTGCCTAAGAGTGtgacagagatccgcagtttcttgggatttGCTGGGTACTGCCGGAAGTTCATTCAGGGCTTTTCTTCTATCTCAGTGCCTATTACCACCTTGATGAAGAAGAATGCCAAATTCGTTTGGAGATCAGAGTGCCAGGAGAATTTTGACAGGCTGAAGCAAGCATTGACTTCAGCACCAGTTctagctatgccatcagggcaaggagagttatga